In one window of Bifidobacterium sp. WK041_4_12 DNA:
- the pyrH gene encoding UMP kinase produces MTYDDVPESDQDTSKATVEPRRVLLKLSGEAFGGGAVGVDTTVVSRIASEIAIAVKHGVQVAIVVGGGNFFRGAQLSQAGIERSRGDYMGMLGTVMNCLALQDFLEQEGQATRVQTAITMGQVAEPYIPQKAIRHLEKGRVVIFGAGAGMPYFSTDTVSIQRALEIHCAEVLMGKNGVEGVYTADPHKDASAKMFTRLSYKRALVDNLAVMDAAALSMARDNSMKIRVFGLEKSDNVTKALQGATLGTLVCDQESVTE; encoded by the coding sequence ATGACCTACGATGACGTGCCTGAGAGTGATCAGGATACAAGCAAAGCAACGGTAGAGCCTAGACGAGTGTTACTGAAACTCTCGGGTGAAGCATTTGGTGGGGGAGCCGTTGGCGTTGACACCACGGTGGTAAGCCGTATCGCTTCAGAAATCGCCATTGCCGTGAAACATGGAGTTCAGGTGGCCATCGTTGTGGGCGGCGGCAACTTCTTCCGCGGTGCCCAACTCAGTCAGGCAGGAATTGAACGTTCCCGCGGTGATTACATGGGTATGCTCGGCACGGTTATGAACTGTCTTGCCCTGCAGGACTTTCTCGAGCAGGAGGGTCAGGCCACTCGCGTGCAGACGGCAATCACGATGGGTCAGGTCGCTGAACCCTACATTCCGCAGAAGGCGATTCGACACCTGGAAAAGGGTAGGGTCGTCATTTTCGGTGCCGGTGCTGGCATGCCTTACTTCTCAACCGATACGGTTTCCATTCAACGAGCCTTGGAAATCCACTGCGCCGAAGTGCTGATGGGCAAAAATGGAGTCGAGGGCGTGTACACCGCTGATCCTCATAAGGATGCTTCCGCGAAGATGTTCACACGGTTGAGCTACAAGCGTGCGCTGGTTGACAATCTCGCCGTTATGGATGCTGCCGCACTTTCCATGGCACGTGACAACAGCATGAAGATTCGTGTGTTCGGACTTGAAAAGTCAGATAATGTCACCAAGGCATTGCAGGGTGCAACGCTGGGCACATTGGTGTGCGATCAGGAATCAGTAACCGAGTAA
- the tsf gene encoding translation elongation factor Ts, with protein sequence MAKITAALIKELRDATGAGMMDVKKALTEAEGDVARAKEIIRAKGIQAAGKREGRKAQEGLIASTVTDAADGQVAYAVELNSETDFVAKTPQFVEFGDEVVADVAKADAKTPEDVLKAASKSGTVNETIEEAGALFHEHVKLGQFARVAGPHVEIYAHHKSVELPPSIVAVVATDEAGASIAHEVALQISAMSPKWLRREDVPADVVETETRVATEKSQAEGKPEKIIPRIVEGRLNAFFKETVLLEQEYVKDTSKTIGDLFKAAGAQAVDFARLEVGKGEE encoded by the coding sequence AAGATTACTGCCGCACTCATCAAAGAGCTGCGTGATGCGACTGGCGCCGGAATGATGGACGTCAAGAAGGCGCTCACCGAAGCTGAAGGCGATGTCGCACGAGCGAAGGAAATCATTCGTGCCAAGGGCATTCAGGCTGCTGGAAAGCGCGAGGGCCGCAAGGCTCAGGAAGGTCTGATCGCATCCACCGTTACTGACGCTGCCGATGGTCAGGTCGCTTATGCCGTCGAGTTGAATTCAGAAACCGACTTTGTTGCCAAGACACCACAGTTCGTGGAATTTGGAGACGAAGTCGTTGCCGATGTCGCCAAGGCCGATGCCAAGACACCGGAAGACGTGCTCAAGGCTGCCTCGAAGTCTGGCACCGTCAACGAGACCATCGAAGAGGCCGGAGCCCTGTTCCACGAGCATGTCAAGCTTGGTCAGTTCGCTCGCGTCGCAGGTCCACACGTTGAGATCTACGCGCATCACAAGTCCGTCGAGCTGCCTCCTTCAATCGTTGCTGTAGTGGCAACGGATGAAGCAGGAGCTTCCATCGCTCATGAGGTCGCCTTGCAGATTTCTGCCATGAGCCCCAAGTGGTTGCGTCGCGAAGACGTTCCTGCCGATGTCGTCGAGACAGAGACTCGCGTGGCCACGGAGAAGTCACAGGCTGAAGGCAAGCCTGAAAAGATCATTCCGCGTATCGTGGAGGGTCGTTTGAATGCCTTCTTCAAGGAGACGGTGCTTCTGGAGCAGGAATATGTCAAGGACACGTCCAAGACAATCGGTGACCTGTTCAAGGCTGCCGGTGCACAGGCCGTTGACTTCGCACGACTCGAAGTGGGCAAGGGCGAAGAGTGA
- the frr gene encoding ribosome recycling factor, with amino-acid sequence MANIVDQAQAQMNKSVESTKENFVGIRTGRANPALLNGITVDYYGSPTPLKAVASIGVPEPRTLAVTPFDASQAAAVEKAIRDSDLGVNPNRDGNVIRVTLPELTEDRRKDYVKLAKSKAEDGKIAVRNIRRKTKESIETSVKDGNLGEDEGKRLQKELDTVTKKISDSIDDLLEGKQKEILEV; translated from the coding sequence ATGGCAAATATCGTAGATCAGGCACAGGCTCAGATGAACAAGTCTGTCGAATCAACCAAGGAAAACTTCGTAGGCATCCGCACGGGACGAGCCAACCCAGCCCTCCTCAACGGAATCACCGTCGACTATTACGGTTCACCAACGCCGCTCAAAGCCGTGGCTTCCATCGGTGTTCCTGAACCAAGGACCTTGGCCGTCACTCCGTTTGATGCATCTCAGGCCGCTGCCGTGGAAAAGGCCATCAGGGATTCGGATCTGGGTGTCAACCCGAATCGCGATGGCAATGTGATTCGAGTCACGCTTCCTGAACTGACCGAGGATCGTCGCAAGGATTATGTCAAACTCGCCAAGAGCAAGGCTGAAGATGGTAAGATCGCCGTACGCAACATTCGTCGCAAAACCAAGGAAAGCATCGAGACATCGGTCAAGGATGGCAATCTTGGCGAGGACGAAGGCAAGCGTCTGCAGAAGGAGCTGGATACCGTCACCAAGAAGATCTCTGACTCCATCGACGATTTGCTTGAAGGCAAGCAAAAGGAAATTCTCGAAGTCTAA
- a CDS encoding phosphatidate cytidylyltransferase gives MQNETEDALKAINKRTGRNMPQAVATGALLVIIILACLVIKIDVFVMLIAVFMVLGLWELRVDFATAGLHIPFITLSVCSVASILLTFYAPRPLIAMGLSIMLTALLVVISATVRLTFGTRVPMAVATKLSASESAARLESSYNHDNAITSKGAFSNVGVSLFTVAYIPLLACFLILPLHMQRLNIVNACMLVFLPALSDIGGLFFGALLGKHKLSPRISPKKSYEGLIGSMLFAMIGAFVAVATTFDASLWRTRWWVPIMLGILVGIVGTFGDLCASMLKRDLGLKDMGHLLKGHGGVLDRVDSILMCAPFIAAVLILALQ, from the coding sequence ATGCAGAACGAAACTGAAGATGCGCTGAAGGCGATCAACAAGCGCACCGGGCGCAACATGCCCCAAGCTGTTGCTACCGGCGCGCTTCTGGTGATCATCATTCTTGCGTGTCTGGTGATAAAAATCGATGTATTCGTCATGCTCATCGCCGTATTCATGGTTCTAGGTCTGTGGGAGCTACGCGTCGATTTTGCAACGGCAGGTCTGCACATACCATTCATCACGCTTTCCGTCTGCTCGGTTGCATCGATTCTGCTGACCTTCTATGCTCCACGACCATTGATTGCAATGGGCCTGAGCATCATGCTCACTGCACTGCTCGTCGTGATTTCAGCCACGGTGCGGCTCACCTTCGGCACTCGGGTTCCCATGGCTGTGGCTACCAAGCTGTCGGCTTCCGAATCAGCCGCACGTTTGGAATCTTCATACAACCACGACAATGCGATAACGTCGAAAGGCGCTTTTTCGAACGTGGGAGTTTCGCTCTTCACCGTTGCTTACATACCGCTGCTCGCATGCTTCCTCATTCTTCCACTGCATATGCAGCGCTTGAACATCGTGAATGCGTGCATGCTGGTATTTCTGCCTGCCCTGAGTGACATTGGAGGCCTTTTCTTCGGGGCCTTGCTGGGCAAGCATAAGCTTTCGCCGCGAATCTCACCGAAGAAGTCATATGAGGGATTGATTGGGTCGATGCTGTTTGCCATGATTGGTGCCTTCGTGGCGGTAGCGACTACCTTTGATGCGTCATTATGGAGGACCCGATGGTGGGTGCCCATCATGCTGGGAATTCTTGTTGGAATTGTTGGCACCTTCGGCGATCTCTGCGCATCGATGCTCAAAAGAGATCTTGGCCTCAAGGATATGGGCCATCTGCTCAAAGGACACGGCGGTGTGCTCGACCGTGTTGATTCCATCTTGATGTGCGCGCCCTTCATCGCTGCAGTTCTG